From Pirellulales bacterium, a single genomic window includes:
- a CDS encoding PQQ-binding-like beta-propeller repeat protein, giving the protein MPLILKMGCRWCLWVLAPLLSNSIPFSSALSQQLFPPPDADKPTVELSEAVQVDQLDPAALSLLEVAKGLIAQQQWDDAIEKLEQVEHTAGDKLFEAEPRHYIPLRRYCQRLVSRFPTAGLTAYRKRVDPLAKVWYDDGVASCNAHLLQKLTDSYYNSSYGDDALLALGEMAIERGEPQKAFSLWVQISHKLHPAGGLPMWLAYPDTDLNLADVRARLVLASILKRDLRWAKVELNGLEQFHPGAKGKLGGREVVYAAALAEMIEEAKNWRQSSTSSPDWPTFAGSPSRQRILPRAANPTTHHVEIQLPGRVRLAPEDSSAAAGRSRAALPVYIPNYPVVADGILAVCTENDAFAFHLESGKPAWLGDSDKPGRIFRGTVDRNVPGDQVSYRSNWATSAERFPPTIFDRWLLARMGADAIGHRSGRRGAFDASSIICLDLQAEGRLHWTLVPDDDRWQFEGSPVCDGTNIYVAMRYRNDDAKVQEHVACFDLQTGKRRWRRFVCAAQPPTIGVARDGSRNLLTLAGKELYLNTNLGAIAAIDTAEGFVRWVTVYTRKSHVQLEASIHSEPNPAIYDRGMIFAAPVDFAGIVALDAFTGQFIWDNQELADATQLIGVCEGKLWSCGKSLCALEARSGKLVYHSASVAQADDEATVTGHGRCLLAGGKVYWPVKIEAGNGDRVRPEYQILVLDAQTAEKLLPIRLSEMNPPCESGNLLMASRHLIIDANDRMVIFELSQQADNDSVD; this is encoded by the coding sequence ATGCCGCTTATCTTGAAAATGGGATGCCGATGGTGCTTGTGGGTACTCGCGCCGCTGCTGAGCAATTCTATTCCTTTTTCCTCGGCACTCTCGCAACAACTCTTTCCCCCACCCGATGCCGATAAGCCTACGGTCGAGTTGTCGGAGGCTGTTCAAGTCGACCAGCTCGATCCTGCGGCGCTTTCGCTGCTCGAAGTGGCCAAGGGGCTAATTGCCCAGCAACAATGGGACGATGCGATCGAAAAACTGGAACAAGTCGAACATACTGCCGGCGATAAGTTATTCGAAGCGGAACCAAGACACTATATACCCCTACGAAGATACTGTCAGCGGCTAGTCTCGCGATTTCCTACTGCCGGATTGACGGCCTATCGCAAGCGAGTCGATCCGCTGGCAAAGGTCTGGTACGACGACGGCGTTGCCTCGTGCAATGCACACTTGCTGCAAAAACTGACCGACTCCTATTACAACAGTTCCTACGGCGACGATGCGCTGCTTGCCCTGGGCGAAATGGCGATTGAACGCGGCGAACCTCAAAAGGCTTTCTCGCTGTGGGTGCAAATCAGCCACAAGCTACATCCTGCCGGCGGGTTGCCGATGTGGCTGGCTTATCCCGATACGGACTTGAACCTCGCCGACGTGCGTGCGCGCCTTGTTCTTGCCTCTATCTTGAAACGGGATTTGCGATGGGCCAAGGTAGAACTCAATGGGCTTGAGCAATTTCACCCCGGCGCAAAGGGCAAACTCGGCGGCCGGGAAGTCGTGTATGCGGCTGCGCTGGCGGAAATGATTGAGGAGGCGAAGAACTGGCGACAGTCATCGACCAGCAGCCCAGATTGGCCGACGTTCGCAGGATCACCTTCGCGGCAGCGAATCCTGCCGCGAGCGGCGAATCCGACGACCCATCACGTCGAGATTCAACTTCCTGGCCGGGTTCGACTCGCGCCTGAGGATTCCTCGGCGGCGGCAGGTCGCTCTCGTGCTGCGTTGCCTGTATATATTCCGAACTATCCCGTGGTCGCCGACGGAATTCTGGCGGTTTGCACCGAAAATGATGCATTCGCTTTTCACCTTGAGAGCGGAAAACCGGCGTGGCTTGGCGATTCCGACAAACCTGGCCGAATTTTTCGAGGGACTGTCGATCGAAACGTACCTGGGGATCAGGTTTCTTATCGTAGCAATTGGGCGACTAGCGCAGAACGCTTTCCTCCGACAATCTTCGATCGCTGGCTGTTGGCCAGAATGGGGGCTGACGCAATCGGCCACCGAAGCGGACGCCGCGGAGCATTCGACGCCAGTTCCATCATTTGCCTCGACCTTCAAGCCGAAGGGCGGTTGCATTGGACTTTGGTTCCGGATGACGATCGCTGGCAGTTCGAAGGATCGCCAGTCTGCGACGGCACGAACATCTATGTCGCCATGCGATACCGCAACGACGACGCCAAAGTGCAAGAGCATGTCGCCTGTTTCGATTTGCAAACCGGCAAACGGCGATGGAGGCGGTTCGTGTGTGCCGCGCAGCCGCCCACCATTGGCGTGGCCAGAGATGGATCTCGTAACCTACTGACACTGGCCGGCAAAGAGTTGTATTTGAACACGAATCTTGGCGCGATTGCAGCGATCGACACCGCAGAGGGCTTCGTCCGCTGGGTAACCGTCTATACTAGAAAATCACACGTTCAACTGGAAGCTTCAATCCATTCTGAGCCAAACCCAGCAATTTACGATCGGGGAATGATTTTCGCTGCGCCGGTTGACTTTGCTGGCATTGTGGCGCTCGACGCATTTACCGGACAATTCATTTGGGACAACCAGGAGCTAGCCGATGCGACGCAACTCATCGGTGTTTGCGAAGGCAAGTTATGGTCCTGCGGCAAATCACTCTGCGCGCTTGAAGCGCGCAGCGGCAAACTCGTCTACCATTCCGCGTCAGTCGCTCAGGCCGACGACGAAGCGACGGTCACAGGTCACGGCCGATGCCTGCTTGCAGGCGGCAAGGTGTATTGGCCGGTGAAGATCGAAGCGGGAAATGGCGACCGAGTTCGTCCGGAATATCAAATCCTTGTTTTAGACGCCCAAACTGCCGAAAAGCTGCTTCCGATTCGCTTGAGCGAGATGAATCCGCCATGCGAAAGCGGGAATCTACTGATGGCTAGTAGGCACCTCATCATCGACGCCAACGATCGAATGGTGATATTCGAGCTTTCGCAGCAGGCCGATAACGATTCGGTCGATTAG